Proteins encoded in a region of the Mycolicibacterium duvalii genome:
- a CDS encoding cytochrome P450: MTELGVTATTNINDLPFRENRTRAWRELREAGEAVRSGEEIVLTSAEAVEFAAKRPDLFSSARAFDRLGSPVPLVPIAIDPPEHTRFRRILDPFFSPKKMAEREPELRRQAAELIDAIAAKGECDVVPDLAVPFPSQVFLTLFGLPLADRDRLVQWKDSILEFTDPSSAEPTPEVMALALELFTYLTEHIAERRSSATGSDMLTQLIQNREDGGMSDNEILGLCFLFVLAGLDTVTAAVGFALAKLAGDADLRRQIANDFSLIPAFVEDLLRVEGPVPFTPRVTTEDVEVAGRIVPKDTTVMLSYGGADRDPLRYPDPDEVHIDGKPVHFAFGRGPHRCLGSHLARLELRLILEEWHARIPEYSLAGDKEPCVHWPTGTLTLESVPLNIKPG; this comes from the coding sequence ATGACCGAGCTCGGCGTGACTGCGACCACCAACATCAACGACCTGCCTTTCAGGGAGAACCGGACGCGGGCCTGGCGGGAACTGCGCGAGGCGGGGGAGGCGGTCCGCTCCGGCGAAGAGATCGTCCTGACCAGCGCCGAGGCTGTGGAGTTCGCCGCCAAGAGACCCGATCTCTTCTCGTCGGCGCGGGCCTTCGACCGGCTGGGCAGCCCTGTCCCGCTGGTCCCCATCGCAATCGATCCGCCGGAGCACACGCGATTTCGCCGCATACTGGATCCGTTCTTCAGCCCGAAAAAGATGGCCGAGCGCGAGCCGGAACTACGCAGGCAGGCGGCCGAGCTGATCGACGCGATCGCGGCCAAGGGTGAGTGCGACGTCGTCCCGGATCTGGCCGTACCGTTTCCCTCCCAGGTGTTCCTGACGCTGTTCGGGCTTCCGCTGGCCGACCGCGACCGGCTGGTGCAGTGGAAGGACTCGATTCTGGAGTTCACCGATCCGAGTAGCGCCGAGCCGACGCCGGAGGTGATGGCCCTCGCTCTGGAACTGTTCACCTACCTGACCGAACACATCGCCGAGCGGCGCAGCAGCGCGACCGGCAGCGACATGCTCACCCAGCTGATACAGAACCGCGAAGACGGCGGCATGTCCGACAACGAGATCCTCGGGCTGTGCTTCTTGTTCGTGCTGGCCGGCCTGGACACCGTCACCGCAGCGGTCGGATTCGCACTGGCGAAGCTGGCCGGCGATGCCGACTTGCGCCGCCAGATCGCCAACGACTTCTCGCTCATCCCGGCCTTCGTCGAAGACCTGCTGCGCGTCGAGGGGCCCGTCCCGTTCACGCCGCGCGTCACGACCGAAGATGTCGAGGTGGCGGGCAGGATCGTCCCGAAGGACACCACGGTGATGCTGTCCTATGGGGGTGCCGACCGCGATCCACTGCGGTACCCCGACCCCGACGAGGTCCACATCGACGGCAAGCCTGTGCATTTCGCGTTCGGGCGCGGGCCGCACCGGTGCCTGGGCTCGCACCTCGCGCGCCTGGAACTCCGGCTCATCCTCGAGGAATGGCACGCGCGCATCCCCGAATACAGTCTGGCCGGCGACAAGGAGCCGTGCGTGCACTGGCCCACCGGGACATTGACCCTGGAGTCGGTGCCGCTGAACATCAAGCCGGGATAG
- a CDS encoding TetR family transcriptional regulator, protein MARGDRSPRGEHADRVRNALLEAALDLFSANGYDETTTDQIADSAGVSPRTFFRYFPTKESVLFFGEYDFIDAVSGVYLAQPEELSDFEAMANSFALLAPGLKRIRKRIAQYHEAVASSLVLLGRERRNHEANAETVAKVIAERRRLPSPDSECHLLASIGMLLTERAVNQWLAAPGRALDDLIRQEFAALPAVLK, encoded by the coding sequence ATGGCACGGGGTGACCGTTCACCGCGCGGCGAGCATGCCGACCGGGTGCGCAACGCATTGTTGGAAGCAGCGCTGGACCTGTTCAGCGCCAACGGTTATGACGAGACAACCACCGATCAGATTGCCGACAGCGCAGGTGTCTCCCCACGCACGTTCTTCCGGTATTTCCCGACCAAGGAGTCGGTGCTGTTTTTCGGCGAGTACGACTTCATCGATGCGGTGAGCGGGGTCTACCTCGCCCAACCCGAGGAACTGTCTGACTTCGAGGCGATGGCCAACTCGTTCGCGTTGCTGGCGCCCGGCCTCAAGCGCATCCGCAAGCGCATCGCGCAATACCACGAGGCCGTCGCGTCCTCACTCGTGCTGCTCGGCCGCGAACGCCGGAACCACGAGGCCAACGCCGAGACCGTGGCGAAGGTGATCGCCGAGCGGCGCCGGCTGCCCTCTCCGGACAGTGAGTGCCACCTGCTGGCTTCCATCGGGATGCTGCTCACCGAGCGCGCGGTCAATCAATGGCTGGCCGCTCCCGGACGCGCCCTTGACGACCTGATACGCCAGGAGTTCGCCGCGCTGCCTGCCGTGCTGAAGTAG
- a CDS encoding spirocyclase AveC family protein, translated as MTDLKSPDEVGHAGPPAERPAIKTIRPVLFWSSVGAVCTAVAAYVYLSWIVSGNAVPVDPGPDPIPGGTRLAITVFQIACPIMALIAIVYVVRKSLRERQLCVEAAVVIGSAIAWWHDPLINWFQPVLFYNAGLVNFGNWMENVPGSLSPGSRFMAEPVLMIAMIYIWMPLAMGTLARWAMGRARHRWPALGPVRTFCCGWLAVYVIEFPLEIFAVHHGLVAYPAAVPGATLWAGQTVQLPFYGPVLWSLVLSSSGALMFFRNRKGQIRVEAGVETLHWAGTKVKALLRVLAVTGFLHVVAIGVYDLPVNLAGLYAGPTDTYPSYLRTQYCGPDTPRACPDGTRFDDP; from the coding sequence GTGACGGATCTCAAGAGTCCCGACGAGGTCGGCCATGCCGGGCCGCCGGCGGAACGCCCGGCGATCAAAACGATTCGGCCCGTGCTGTTCTGGTCGAGTGTGGGCGCCGTGTGCACGGCGGTCGCCGCCTATGTCTACCTGTCCTGGATCGTGTCGGGAAATGCGGTGCCGGTGGACCCGGGACCCGATCCGATTCCCGGCGGGACGCGGCTGGCGATCACCGTGTTCCAAATCGCCTGTCCGATCATGGCTCTCATCGCGATCGTCTACGTCGTGCGCAAGAGTCTGCGCGAGCGGCAGCTGTGCGTCGAGGCAGCTGTCGTCATCGGGTCGGCGATCGCCTGGTGGCATGACCCGCTGATCAACTGGTTCCAGCCGGTGCTCTTCTACAACGCGGGCCTGGTCAATTTCGGTAACTGGATGGAGAACGTCCCCGGCTCGCTCAGTCCCGGTAGTCGGTTCATGGCCGAGCCGGTCTTGATGATCGCCATGATCTACATCTGGATGCCGTTGGCCATGGGCACGCTCGCTCGGTGGGCCATGGGGCGGGCGCGGCACCGCTGGCCTGCGCTGGGTCCGGTCCGCACGTTCTGTTGCGGATGGCTGGCGGTGTATGTGATCGAGTTCCCGCTCGAGATCTTCGCGGTGCACCACGGTCTGGTCGCGTACCCGGCGGCGGTCCCCGGCGCCACGTTGTGGGCCGGCCAGACCGTACAACTGCCGTTCTACGGCCCCGTCCTGTGGTCCCTGGTACTCAGCTCCAGTGGCGCGCTGATGTTCTTTCGCAACCGCAAGGGGCAGATCCGGGTGGAGGCGGGCGTCGAGACGCTGCACTGGGCCGGAACGAAAGTCAAGGCGCTGCTACGGGTTCTGGCGGTCACCGGCTTCCTGCATGTGGTCGCAATCGGCGTCTACGACCTGCCGGTGAACCTGGCCGGTCTGTATGCCGGTCCGACCGACACCTACCCGAGCTATCTGCGGACGCAGTACTGCGGCCCGGACACTCCGCGGGCCTGCCCCGACGGGACGCGCTTCGACGATCCCTAA